From Streptobacillus ratti, one genomic window encodes:
- a CDS encoding alpha-ketoacid dehydrogenase subunit beta, which translates to METKLMSFRDTIILAMSEEMRRDPDVLLMGEDVGVFGGDFGTSVGMIEEFGPERVRDCPISEAAIAGAASGAAMTGLRPIVDVTFMDFVVIAMDAIVNQAAKTRYMFGGKGKVPVTFRCAAGNGVGSAAQHSQSLESWFTHIPGLKIVAPGTPRDMKGLLKASIRDNNPVIILEYKSEFNQKGEVPLDPEFVIPLGVGEIKKEGTDVTVVTYGKMLSRVMKAAEDLEKEGISVEVVDPRTLVPLDKEIILNSVKKTGKVVLVNDAHKTSGFIGEISAIISESDAFDYLDAPIRRCAGEDVPMPYAQNLEFAMIPTVDTIKDAIRKTVNKQ; encoded by the coding sequence ATGGAAACAAAATTAATGTCATTTAGAGATACAATAATTTTAGCAATGTCAGAAGAAATGAGAAGAGACCCAGATGTTTTACTTATGGGAGAAGATGTTGGAGTATTTGGTGGAGATTTTGGTACTTCAGTAGGTATGATAGAAGAATTTGGACCAGAAAGAGTTAGAGATTGCCCTATATCTGAAGCAGCTATAGCAGGTGCAGCATCAGGTGCAGCGATGACAGGATTAAGACCTATAGTTGATGTAACTTTCATGGATTTTGTTGTTATAGCAATGGATGCTATAGTTAACCAAGCTGCTAAAACAAGATATATGTTTGGAGGAAAAGGTAAAGTACCAGTAACATTTAGATGTGCTGCTGGAAATGGAGTAGGATCAGCTGCACAACATTCACAATCACTTGAAAGTTGGTTTACACATATTCCAGGATTAAAGATAGTTGCACCAGGAACACCTAGAGATATGAAAGGATTATTAAAAGCTTCAATTAGAGATAATAACCCTGTAATAATATTAGAATATAAGTCAGAGTTTAACCAAAAAGGAGAAGTACCTTTAGATCCTGAATTTGTAATTCCTTTAGGAGTTGGTGAAATTAAAAAAGAGGGAACAGATGTAACAGTTGTTACTTATGGAAAAATGTTATCAAGAGTTATGAAAGCTGCTGAAGATTTAGAAAAAGAAGGAATTTCAGTTGAAGTAGTAGACCCAAGAACATTAGTACCTTTAGATAAAGAAATAATATTAAATTCAGTTAAGAAAACAGGAAAAGTAGTTCTTGTAAATGATGCACATAAAACAAGTGGATTTATTGGAGAAATTTCAGCTATAATTTCTGAATCAGATGCTTTTGATTACTTAGATGCACCTATTAGAAGATGTGCTGGAGAAGATGTACCTATGCCATATGCACAAAACTTAGAATTTGCAATGATACCAACAGTAGATACAATAAAAGATGCAATACGTAAAACAGTAAATAAACAGTAG